Proteins encoded together in one Juglans regia cultivar Chandler chromosome 9, Walnut 2.0, whole genome shotgun sequence window:
- the LOC109008693 gene encoding NAC domain-containing protein 7-like has translation MNAFSHVPPGFRFHPTDEELVDYYLRKKMASKRIDLDVIRDVDLYKIEPWDLQELCKLGTDDQNEWYFFSHKDKKYPTGTRTNRATKAGFWKATGRDKAIYSRQSLIGMRKTLVFYQGRAPNGQKSDWIMHEYRLETNENGTSQEEGWVVCRVFKKRMTAMRKVGEYESLYNWYNEQVSFVPELDSPRRVSHPFNASYAHHHHYHHCKQEPDHHDQLQYNMPHHHHDHAFLQLPHLESPKLPQYSATSVSCNSNIVPYVGFDRNSTGSALQSSNLTQDQEQQHMMQIKAGNQQNMINSFYCNNEQAVEQVSTADWRVLDKFVASQLSHDHLDSSKDTNYSSAAHVFHVAEHMNMLSDNYHDHSKRPEITEEFASTSASSCQIDLWK, from the exons ATGAATGCGTTTTCACATGTTCCTCCAGGCTTTAGATTCCACCCGACAGATGAAGAACTTGTTGATTATTATCTGAGGAAAAAGATGGCGTCTAAAAGGATTGATCTAGACGTCATCAGAGATGTTGATCTTTACAAAATTGAACCGTGGGATCTTCAAG AACTATGCAAACTTGGAACTGACGATCAGAATGAATGGTATTTCTTTAGCcataaagataaaaagtatCCAACTGGGACTCGCACAAATAGAGCTACAAAAGCAGGATTCTGGAAAGCTACTGGAAGAGACAAGGCTATTTACTCTAGGCAAAGCTTGATTGGCATGAGAAAAACTTTAGTATTTTATCAAGGACGAGCCCCTAATGGCCAAAAGTCAGATTGGATCATGCATGAGTATCGACTTGAAACAAATGAAAATGGAACCTCTCAG GAAGAAGGATGGGTTGTATGCAGAGTGTTCAAGAAGCGAATGACAGCTATGAGGAAAGTGGGCGAGTATGAGTCCCTTTATAACTGGTACAATGAACAGGTCTCATTTGTGCCCGAACTTGATTCCCCAAGGCGAGTTTCTCACCCCTTTAATGCATCCTACGCCCATCACCACCACTATCATCACTGCAAGCAAGAgcctgatcatcatgatcagttgCAATATAATAtgcctcatcatcatcatgatcatgctTTCCTCCAGCTCCCTCACCTAGAAAGCCCTAAACTTCCACAGTACTCAGCCACCAGCGTAAGTTGTAACTCAAATATAGTTCCCTATGTTGGCTTTGATAGGAACAGTACTGGAAGTGCTTTGCAGTCCTCGAACCTCACGCAAGATCAAGAACAACAACACATGATGCAGATCAAAGCTGGAAATCAGCAGAACATGATCAATTCATTTTACTGTAATAACGAGCAAGCGGTGGAACAGGTGAGCACTGCAGATTGGCGTGTCCTTGACAAATTTGTTGCATCTCAGCTCAGCCATGATCATCTGGATTCTTCCAAGGACACGAATTATTCTAGTGCAGCTCATGTCTTTCATGTGGCTGAACATATGAACATGTTATCCGACAATTATCATGATCACTCCAAAAGACCAGAAATTACCGAGGAGTTTGCCTCCACATCTGCCTCCAGTTGCCAAATTGACCTGTGGAAGTGA